Proteins from a genomic interval of Zingiber officinale cultivar Zhangliang chromosome 1B, Zo_v1.1, whole genome shotgun sequence:
- the LOC122048735 gene encoding importin beta-like SAD2 isoform X1, giving the protein MDLAGLSVVLRSALSHNPEERKDAEQSLNQLQYMPQHLIRLLQIIIDGSCDMAVRQVASIHFKNFVAKNWSPHEPGEAQKISENDKQMVRDNILGFVVQVPPLLRAQLGECIKTIVQDDYPEQWPGLLHWVKCNLQLQDQQVFAALYVLRVLSRKYEYKSDEDRTPFHLIVKETFPLLLDIFNKLLQITNPSIEVAEFIKLVCKIFWSSIYLEIPRLLLAPNVFSAWMALFLNLLERPVPLEGQPTDPDLRKAWGWWKVKKWTIHILNRLYTRFGDLKLQKPENKAFAQMFHDSCAGKILQCDLQLLNVVRTGGYLPDRVINLIVQFVTSSISKNSMYQLLQPQLDIVLFEIIFPLMCFNDNDQNLWAEDPHEYVRKGYDILEDLYSPRTAAIDFVSELVRKRGKGNLQKFIHFIVEIFKRYDESPIEHKPYRQKDGALLAIGSLCDKLKQTEPYKSELECMLVQHVLPEFASPIGHLRAKAAWVAGQYANIIFSDQNNFRRAFHSVVSGMRDPELPVRVNSVFALRSFIEACKDLDEIRPILPQLLDEFFKLMNEVENEDIAFTLETIVGKFGEEMAPYAFGLCQNLSAAFWKCLNTSEEDDEADDTGALAAVGCLRAIGAILESVSSLPHLFVQIEPILLPIMRRMLTTDGQDVFEEVLEIVSYITIFSPTISLDMWSLWPLIVEALGDWAIDFFESMLVPLDNYISRGNQHFLSCKDPDYQQSLWKVLSNVMSDRIMDDSDIEPAPKLIEVVFQNCKGQVDHWVEPYLKITIDRLSRAQKPHFKCLMIQVIADALYYNSSLTLGILHKLGVASDIFSVWFQMLQEVKKSGVRANFKGMHNKKICCLGLTSLLGLPANQLAAEALERVFRAIVELLISYKDQLAEAEKEDDTYDNMDGFDADDDDEEEESEMGDDTEYCSEEKFKKLVAENQAKGFQSTDEDDETDDDYSDNDDTQSPIDEVDPFIFFVETVQAMQASDTGRFQNLMLTLDSHYQSLVTSIAQHAELRKAEIEKEKLNEATIE; this is encoded by the exons ATGGATCTCGCTGGACTCTCTGTTGTGCTCCGTTCCGCGCTCAGCCACAACCCGGAGGAGCGGAAAGACGCCGAGCAGAGCCTCAACCAG TTGCAGTATATGCCACAGCATTTGATTAGGTTACTTCAGATCATAATAGATGGTAGTTGTGATATGGCTGTACGGCAAGTGGCTAGCATCCATTTTAAAAATTTCGTGGCCAAAAACTGGTCGCCTCATGAACCTG GTGAGGCCCAGAAAATATCCGAGAACGACAAGCAAATGGTCCGTGATAATAtccttggttttgttgttcaagtTCCACCATTATTGAG AGCTCAACTTGGAGAATGCATAAAAACCATTGTCCAAGATGATTACCCAGAGCAGTGGCCAGGTCTTCTTCATTGGGTGAAGTGCAATCTCCAATTGCAAGACCAGCAAGTATTTGCAGCTTTATATGTATTAAGAGTTCTCTCCAGAAAATATGA gTACAAATCTGATGAAGATCGAACACCATTCCATCTCATTGTTAAGGAGACATTTCCTCTTCTGTTGGACATATTCAACAAACTTCTTCAGATAACTAATCCCTCAATTGAAGTAGCAGAATTTATCAAGCTTGTATGCAAAATTTTCTGGTCATCCATATAT TTAGAGATCCCACGATTGTTACTTGCGCCCAATGTGTTCAGTGCATGGATGGCTCTCTTCTTGAATTTATTAGAGAGACCTGTTCCTTTGGAAGGTCAACCAACTGATCCTGACCTCAGGAAAGCTTGGGGATGGTGGAAAGTGAAGAAGTGGACAATTCACATCTTAAATCGTTTGTACACAAG GTTTGGGGATCTGAAGCTTCAGAAGCCAGAGAACAAAGCTTTTGCTCAAATGTTTCATGATAGCTGTGCTGGCAAAATTTTACAATGTGACCTACAATTGCTCAATGTTGTTCGTACAGGCGGTTATCTACCTGATAGGGTTATTAACCTTATAGTTCAATTTGTCACCAGCAG TATATCGAAGAACAGCATGTATCAATTGCTGCAGCCGCAACTTGATATTGTTCTTTTTGAGATTATCTTCCCTCTAATGTGTTTCAATGACAATGATCAAAATCTATGGGCAGAAGATCCACATGAGTATGTTAGAAAGGGCTATG ATATTTTGGAAGATCTGTACAGTCCTCGAACAGCAGCCATAGACTTTGTGAGTGAATTAGTGAGAAAGCGTGGCAAAGGGAACCTACAAAAGTTTATTCACTTCATTGTGGAGATTTTTAAAAG ATATGATGAGTCACCTATTGAACATAAACCATATCGCCAGAAAGATGGTGCTCTTCTGGCCATTGGATCATTGTGTGATAAACTTAAACAAACAGAACCTTACAAGTCAGAGCTAGAGTGTATGTTAGTCCAACATGTTCTTCCTGAATTTGCAAGTCCCATTGGTCATCTTCGAGCAAAG GCAGCATGGGTTGCTGGGCAGTATGCAAATATCATTTTTTCAGATCAAAACAATTTCCGAAGAGCCTTCCACTCTGTTGTTTCTGGAATGAGGGATCCAGAGCTTCCTGTGCGGGTCAATTCAGTTTTTGCTTTGCGCTCTTTCATTGAAGCTTGCAAGG ATCTAGACGAGATCCGGCCAATTCTTCCTCAATTGCTTGATG AGTTTTTTAAACTTATGAATGAGGTTGAGAATGAAGATATTGCCTTCACTCTCGAGACCATTGTTGGCAAGTTTGGTGAAGAAATGGCTCCATATGCGTTTGGCTTGTGCCAGAATCTG TCTGCTGCATTTTGGAAGTGCTTGAATACAtctgaagaagatgatgaagctgATGACACAGGTGCTTTAGCTGCTGTTGGTTGTCTGCGTGCCATAGGTGCCATCCTTGAATCTGTTAGCAGTCTTCCTCATCTCTTTGTTCAAATTGAGCCAATTTTACTGCCTATAATGCGGAGGATGCTGACTACAGATGGTCAAG ATGTTTTTGAAGAAGTTTTGGAAATTGTTTCATATATAACAATTTTCTCCCCAACAATCTCATTGGACATGTGGTCTCTTTGGCCTTTAATTGTAGAAGCACTTGGAGATTGGGCTATAGATTTCTTTGAGA GTATGCTTGTTCCTCTGGACAACTATATATCAAGGGGTAACCAACATTTCCTTTCATGTAAAGATCCAgattaccagcaaagcctatggAAAGTACTTTCAAAT GTCATGTCAGATAGAATAATGGATGACAGTGATATTGAACCTGCTCCTAAGCTCATCGAAGTGGTATTCCAAAATTGTAAAGGCCAAGTGGACCATTGGGTTGAACCTTACCTGAAGATTACCATTGATCGTTTGAGCCGAGCACAAAAGCCACATTTTAAGTGTCTCATGATACAAGTT ATTGCTGATGCTCTCTACTATAACTCTTCTTTGACGCTTGGGATACTGCATAAACTTGGGGTCGCTTCAGATATTTTCAGTGTCTGGTTTCAGATGCTGCAAGAAGTTAAAAAGAGTGGCGTTCGTGCAAACTTTAAAGG GATGCATAATAAAAAGATTTGCTGCTTGGGATTAACTTCGCTTCTTGGCCTTCCTGCCAACCAGTTGGCTGCTGAAGCTTTAGAACGTGTCTTTAGGGCAATAGTTGAGCTTCTAATTTCTTACAAAGATCAACTTGCAG AAGCTGAGAAAGAAGATGACACCTATGACAATATGGATGGCTTTGATGCTGACGATGATGATGAGGAAGAAGAGTCTGAAATGGGAGATGACACTGAGTATTGCAGTGAAGAAAAATTCAAGAAATTGGTTGCGGAG AATCAGGCAAAAGGATTTCAATCAACTGATGAGGATGATGAGACTGATGATGATTACAGCGATAACGATGACACACAATCACCAATTGATGAAGTCGATCCTTTCATTTTCTTTGTGGAAACTGTTCAAG CCATGCAAGCTTCTGATACCGGTAGGTTCCAAAACCTGATGCTGACACTCGACTCCCACTATCAATCTCTGGTAACAAGCATTGCTCAACACGCTGAGCTGAGAAAAGCAGAGATTGAGAAAGAAAAGTTGAACGAGGCGACTATTGAATAA
- the LOC122048735 gene encoding importin beta-like SAD2 isoform X2, with product MDLAGLSVVLRSALSHNPEERKDAEQSLNQLQYMPQHLIRLLQIIIDGSCDMAVRQVASIHFKNFVAKNWSPHEPGEAQKISENDKQMVRDNILGFVVQVPPLLRAQLGECIKTIVQDDYPEQWPGLLHWVKCNLQLQDQQVFAALYVLRVLSRKYEYKSDEDRTPFHLIVKETFPLLLDIFNKLLQITNPSIEVAEFIKLVCKIFWSSIYLEIPRLLLAPNVFSAWMALFLNLLERPVPLEGQPTDPDLRKAWGWWKVKKWTIHILNRLYTRFGDLKLQKPENKAFAQMFHDSCAGKILQCDLQLLNVVRTGGYLPDRVINLIVQFVTSSISKNSMYQLLQPQLDIVLFEIIFPLMCFNDNDQNLWAEDPHEYVRKGYDILEDLYSPRTAAIDFVSELVRKRGKGNLQKFIHFIVEIFKRYDESPIEHKPYRQKDGALLAIGSLCDKLKQTEPYKSELECMLVQHVLPEFASPIGHLRAKAAWVAGQYANIIFSDQNNFRRAFHSVVSGMRDPELPVRVNSVFALRSFIEACKDLDEIRPILPQLLDEFFKLMNEVENEDIAFTLETIVGKFGEEMAPYAFGLCQNLSAAFWKCLNTSEEDDEADDTGALAAVGCLRAIGAILESVSSLPHLFVQIEPILLPIMRRMLTTDGQDVFEEVLEIVSYITIFSPTISLDMWSLWPLIVEALGDWAIDFFESMLVPLDNYISRGNQHFLSCKDPDYQQSLWKVLSNVMSDRIMDDSDIEPAPKLIEVVFQNCKGQVDHWVEPYLKITIDRLSRAQKPHFKCLMIQVIADALYYNSSLTLGILHKLGVASDIFSVWFQMLQEVKKSGVRANFKGMHNKKICCLGLTSLLGLPANQLAAEALERVFRAIVELLISYKDQLAEAEKEDDTYDNMDGFDADDDDEEEESEMGDDTEYCSEEKFKKLVAEAKGFQSTDEDDETDDDYSDNDDTQSPIDEVDPFIFFVETVQAMQASDTGRFQNLMLTLDSHYQSLVTSIAQHAELRKAEIEKEKLNEATIE from the exons ATGGATCTCGCTGGACTCTCTGTTGTGCTCCGTTCCGCGCTCAGCCACAACCCGGAGGAGCGGAAAGACGCCGAGCAGAGCCTCAACCAG TTGCAGTATATGCCACAGCATTTGATTAGGTTACTTCAGATCATAATAGATGGTAGTTGTGATATGGCTGTACGGCAAGTGGCTAGCATCCATTTTAAAAATTTCGTGGCCAAAAACTGGTCGCCTCATGAACCTG GTGAGGCCCAGAAAATATCCGAGAACGACAAGCAAATGGTCCGTGATAATAtccttggttttgttgttcaagtTCCACCATTATTGAG AGCTCAACTTGGAGAATGCATAAAAACCATTGTCCAAGATGATTACCCAGAGCAGTGGCCAGGTCTTCTTCATTGGGTGAAGTGCAATCTCCAATTGCAAGACCAGCAAGTATTTGCAGCTTTATATGTATTAAGAGTTCTCTCCAGAAAATATGA gTACAAATCTGATGAAGATCGAACACCATTCCATCTCATTGTTAAGGAGACATTTCCTCTTCTGTTGGACATATTCAACAAACTTCTTCAGATAACTAATCCCTCAATTGAAGTAGCAGAATTTATCAAGCTTGTATGCAAAATTTTCTGGTCATCCATATAT TTAGAGATCCCACGATTGTTACTTGCGCCCAATGTGTTCAGTGCATGGATGGCTCTCTTCTTGAATTTATTAGAGAGACCTGTTCCTTTGGAAGGTCAACCAACTGATCCTGACCTCAGGAAAGCTTGGGGATGGTGGAAAGTGAAGAAGTGGACAATTCACATCTTAAATCGTTTGTACACAAG GTTTGGGGATCTGAAGCTTCAGAAGCCAGAGAACAAAGCTTTTGCTCAAATGTTTCATGATAGCTGTGCTGGCAAAATTTTACAATGTGACCTACAATTGCTCAATGTTGTTCGTACAGGCGGTTATCTACCTGATAGGGTTATTAACCTTATAGTTCAATTTGTCACCAGCAG TATATCGAAGAACAGCATGTATCAATTGCTGCAGCCGCAACTTGATATTGTTCTTTTTGAGATTATCTTCCCTCTAATGTGTTTCAATGACAATGATCAAAATCTATGGGCAGAAGATCCACATGAGTATGTTAGAAAGGGCTATG ATATTTTGGAAGATCTGTACAGTCCTCGAACAGCAGCCATAGACTTTGTGAGTGAATTAGTGAGAAAGCGTGGCAAAGGGAACCTACAAAAGTTTATTCACTTCATTGTGGAGATTTTTAAAAG ATATGATGAGTCACCTATTGAACATAAACCATATCGCCAGAAAGATGGTGCTCTTCTGGCCATTGGATCATTGTGTGATAAACTTAAACAAACAGAACCTTACAAGTCAGAGCTAGAGTGTATGTTAGTCCAACATGTTCTTCCTGAATTTGCAAGTCCCATTGGTCATCTTCGAGCAAAG GCAGCATGGGTTGCTGGGCAGTATGCAAATATCATTTTTTCAGATCAAAACAATTTCCGAAGAGCCTTCCACTCTGTTGTTTCTGGAATGAGGGATCCAGAGCTTCCTGTGCGGGTCAATTCAGTTTTTGCTTTGCGCTCTTTCATTGAAGCTTGCAAGG ATCTAGACGAGATCCGGCCAATTCTTCCTCAATTGCTTGATG AGTTTTTTAAACTTATGAATGAGGTTGAGAATGAAGATATTGCCTTCACTCTCGAGACCATTGTTGGCAAGTTTGGTGAAGAAATGGCTCCATATGCGTTTGGCTTGTGCCAGAATCTG TCTGCTGCATTTTGGAAGTGCTTGAATACAtctgaagaagatgatgaagctgATGACACAGGTGCTTTAGCTGCTGTTGGTTGTCTGCGTGCCATAGGTGCCATCCTTGAATCTGTTAGCAGTCTTCCTCATCTCTTTGTTCAAATTGAGCCAATTTTACTGCCTATAATGCGGAGGATGCTGACTACAGATGGTCAAG ATGTTTTTGAAGAAGTTTTGGAAATTGTTTCATATATAACAATTTTCTCCCCAACAATCTCATTGGACATGTGGTCTCTTTGGCCTTTAATTGTAGAAGCACTTGGAGATTGGGCTATAGATTTCTTTGAGA GTATGCTTGTTCCTCTGGACAACTATATATCAAGGGGTAACCAACATTTCCTTTCATGTAAAGATCCAgattaccagcaaagcctatggAAAGTACTTTCAAAT GTCATGTCAGATAGAATAATGGATGACAGTGATATTGAACCTGCTCCTAAGCTCATCGAAGTGGTATTCCAAAATTGTAAAGGCCAAGTGGACCATTGGGTTGAACCTTACCTGAAGATTACCATTGATCGTTTGAGCCGAGCACAAAAGCCACATTTTAAGTGTCTCATGATACAAGTT ATTGCTGATGCTCTCTACTATAACTCTTCTTTGACGCTTGGGATACTGCATAAACTTGGGGTCGCTTCAGATATTTTCAGTGTCTGGTTTCAGATGCTGCAAGAAGTTAAAAAGAGTGGCGTTCGTGCAAACTTTAAAGG GATGCATAATAAAAAGATTTGCTGCTTGGGATTAACTTCGCTTCTTGGCCTTCCTGCCAACCAGTTGGCTGCTGAAGCTTTAGAACGTGTCTTTAGGGCAATAGTTGAGCTTCTAATTTCTTACAAAGATCAACTTGCAG AAGCTGAGAAAGAAGATGACACCTATGACAATATGGATGGCTTTGATGCTGACGATGATGATGAGGAAGAAGAGTCTGAAATGGGAGATGACACTGAGTATTGCAGTGAAGAAAAATTCAAGAAATTGGTTGCGGAG GCAAAAGGATTTCAATCAACTGATGAGGATGATGAGACTGATGATGATTACAGCGATAACGATGACACACAATCACCAATTGATGAAGTCGATCCTTTCATTTTCTTTGTGGAAACTGTTCAAG CCATGCAAGCTTCTGATACCGGTAGGTTCCAAAACCTGATGCTGACACTCGACTCCCACTATCAATCTCTGGTAACAAGCATTGCTCAACACGCTGAGCTGAGAAAAGCAGAGATTGAGAAAGAAAAGTTGAACGAGGCGACTATTGAATAA